CGGAAGCCGGTAAAAATTCCTAGAGCGAAAGTGCCAACGGGCAAAGGGGGTTCTAAAGTAGGGAAGCTTGCGGCAGGTTTGAAACGAAGTGCAAGGTCGGGTGGTATAAGAAGGAAGGGACCTAAGTTTGGTCCGGATTTAACCAAAGTCAGTCCTGAAAAGTTCATATTCCCCAGAGCTAAGGTCGGTGGTGATGGGACCACGAAAACCGAGGCACCAAGAAAATCTGAGCGTTTAGAGGGGAAGAAAAATAAGGGAATTCTTAAACAACCTGGAAAACCTAAAACAGGGGATAAGGGAGTGCGTTGGGCCGATCAGGAGAACAAGCCTCTTGAATAATCAGCTCTGGCGTTTGGTTAGATTTTCATTTTGTAAAACAGCTGCATCTTAAAAGATGCGGCTTTTTTTATATAAAAATCCCACCCAGTTCACTGGAGTAACTGGATGGGAAAGGGAAAGTTTTCTTTTTTTTGCGTGATTAAATTTACATTTAGAATCACAAGCTTAGGAGTGATAGAGGGTTCTCAGGCGGGCTTTTCCTGAGATTTAAGTATTCCAAACTCGTATTTTCCCTTATAAATATTCTTCTATTTTTGTCGTGATATTTTTCTGATTTTAATTAATTTAATTTTTAAACTTTATTTATTCAAATTAACTATTTCTGTGTTTATCTTCTTCATAATAGAAGTTTTAGATCAGAAGATAGGCAAGATGTGCTCTTTTTGTCTTATGTTTCCGAGTCTTTGGTTATGAGTTACCTATTGCTTTTAAGCTATTTTTGAGATGGATTTGATAAGATAGATTTTTTTGAATCCACGTGCGATATGTTGCTAAATAAATCAGCTCTTTCTATAGGTTGTGGATACCATGGGAAGACTGTTACGTTATAGTTGCTGTTTATGCAGCGTATTTATTTGCTATTTTGCATCTTGTTTAACTGCTGGAGCTCAAGAAACCGCGCGTTGTCCTGATTGTGAGAATTTTAGAAAGTCCGTTACGCGCTCGGATCAATTACCAGAAAATATTCAAGAATCTGAAAATGGTTGTTATCTTACGGGATATGTACAAGCTCTCGTGGATATGCATTTTTTAGATAGCTGTACTCAGGTAGTTGTTGAAGATCATGTTGCCTATGTATTTTCCCTTCCTGTAGATACTGTCCTTTCCAGTGCGATTATAGATTTTATTAAAGATCTACCTTGCATTACGGCTGTAGAAATTTGCGATAGCTCATATCAAGAGTGTCGCAATCGCTATAGAGAGGGTTGTCCCTTATTGCCAAAGCAGAGAGCTTTAGGAACGGAGATTGTCTGTGGTAAGGAGGGGGTATGGCTGCCTCAAAATACTATACTTTTTGCTCCGTTAATTGCCGATCCTCGTCAGGTAACAAATAGTGCGGGAATTCGTTTTAATGAGAAGGTTATAGGGAATCGCGTAGGTTCTGCTATTTTTGGTGGAGATTTCATTCTCCTCCGTCTTTTTGATATTTCTCGATTTCATGGAGATTTGGACGTTGGTATTCAAGGTGGAGTCTTTTCTGTTTTTGATTTAGATCACCCTGAATCCTGTATGGTCAACTCGGACTTTTTCGTTGCAGGTTTGTTAGGATTTGCCGTGGATAGATGGAGTTTCCGTTTGCGTCTTTGGCATCTTTCCTCACATTTAGGAGATGAGTTTCTTCTGAGCCATCCGAACTTCCCAAGGTTTAACCTTAGTGATGAGGGAATCGATTTCTTTGCTTCTTTACGCTATAATGCCCAGATCCGTGTTTATGGAGGTTTAGGCTATATCATTAGTCGAGATCTCTCCTTTCCTGAACGTCCGTTATATATAGAGGCGGGAGCAGAATTACGTCCTTTCGGATTGCGAGAGGGAAATTTGCATGCTCAACCTATTTTCGCTATGCATTTTCGCTTCTGGGAAGAGCAACATTTTGGCATAGATCAAACCTATATCTTAGGTATGGAATGGTCAAAATTCCGCGATGTGGGAAGAAAAATCCGTGCGTTCGTTGAATATCACCAAGGCTTCTCTAAAGAAGGTCAGTTTGTGCGAGAGCCGTGTAATTACTACGGCTTTCGCTTAACCTACGGTTTCTAAATTATACCTCTATGAATCCATCAGGATAAGGAGGATGTTCCGGTCCTATGGGTAGTCTATTATTGAGATATCTTCTGAAAATTTCGATTCCTGCTTGGGGAGTGGAAATACAAAATACGCAATTGCTTACCCATTCCGAACCGCGATTGGTTCCTGATTTGCAATTGCTTTGATATACAGGAGTCACTTTTTCTTTCCAATAGGATGCTGGCCCGATTAGGAATATAGGAACTGGGGGTTTCTTCCCTGTTTTTATACTGACAAGCTCAAGAGCAAATTCAAAATCTGTCCCCATTCCTCCGGTAACAAATAAAGCAAGATCAACATGGAAGTGTTCTTGACGTTGAATTAAAGAAGAGAGGCGGTAGGTCATTTTTGCTTGTATATAGGGATTTGCAGCTTGAGGGGCTCCCGGAGATTCCTCAAAATCTATAATGTTGCCGCATGAGAGAAGATTGAGTTCCATGGCAACTTCATTCCCTACAGCCATGGCTCCCGGACCGCCTCCTGTCATAATCGCTAAAGGAGTATTGGGGGGAAATCCAGGAATAGGCATGGATTGGGTAAGATCGTTAATCCCTTTTAAAAATGCTCGGAGGTCTTCTTTATACCCTTCTGAAACAATACACGAGCCGTGAATCCCAATAAAATAGGCAGAGCGAAATTGTTGAACACGTTGGGTGGGGACAAACATCCCTGTATTTTCCCCACGACGTTTTACATATTGTAAAACGCGTTTAGAGACTCTATCCACCCAAAATGTAGGAATGCCTGCAAAGTATAAATCCATAAGCAAGGAGCGGTCATGTTCAGAGAAGTACTCTCCATAGGTGTAAGAGGGTATTTGGAAATAGATTTGCTTGAGATAATAGTTTACATGATAAGAAAGCAACATGCCTTTAAGACAGGCAGAAGGGAAATATCTAGAGAAAAGCACTCCCTGACTTGTGATATGTCCTGTTTCCATAGCTTGCAGGAAGGGGAAGCAGGGTTGTTCCTCTATGTATTCTTGAAGATTCTCAGGCTGGGATTCTTTTTTATCGTATAGAGATTTTGCCGATCCTACTAACCAGGAATCTTGTGATAGTTCGGAGATTTCACTGCCCTTAGAAATAAATGTTGCTGCTTTTTCTTGGTCTCCTGGTGTCGTTTTGAAAATATCAAAAATACATTGTTCAGATTCTAAAGAAGATTTGAGTAAATCACGATAACAGAAGAAAGAATGTTCTTTATATGGCTCTATAGTGAAGAATTCTAGAGGAATGGTTTCTACAGGGACTGAGCTTGTTCCATAAAATTCGTAGATATCCCCAGATTCTTGTGTTGTGGGCTCTAAAATATTTGCCGCAGTATGTCGTACTCCTTCAGGAAGGAGGGAATCTACAACGCGAGCGAATACCGTGCGGATATGTAAGGGCTCGGTTTTTATAAGTAAAATACGATCGCGTAAGGGGAGTTTTTCACGTTCTACTTTATGCTGATATAGAGAAAGGAAATTTCTTACTCTCATGTTGGGTTGGCCTAATGCTTTTCCTATTAGAGGCAATAAACCATAAATTTTATGATCGTAGTGAATCACGCCAGGAAGTGTAGGAAGAGAGACTACGAGACGATCATCAATGACATCTAAAGAAATGAGATGTTCTAATTTTTTCCCAAAACACAACAGAGGCATGCCTGACTTATCCGTATGTTTTAGCATTCTCTCCAGGTATTGTGGAGAGCGTACTAACCTGCGATCATCAGAAGCAAATAACTTGGCAATATAGTCTCCAGGTTCTAACAAGGTAAGCATAACAGAGGCTATAGGGTCATGGCTGCTTATTTGCAGCAGCAAGCGGGCTCGAAACCGCTCTTTACTTAGTTCTGCTTCTTTAATCTTTGCATCCACACCTAATTGTGCAAGCGAACTTTTTAGATTGAGATGTAAGCAGTGCTTAGGTAAATGAAAACCCAAGAAGTACTCGGGGATATTTAGTATTTCTATTTCTCCTTCATAGGTATTAGGCGAAAGCATGCGTAGGGGAGAGGTTAGATACCCATCAGGAGAAGTTGCATCATGGTTCCTGTGGAATAAACTATACATATATATCCTCCAAAAAAAATCGGCTTTTGTAGCTCGAAAGCTTAGTTTTAGATGAAAAAGATTTTTAAGAAAACGGAAAGAAGCGTCTTTGCGATTGAGAATTATTTTTCTCTGGATACAATGGAGGGTTTTTAAAAAGGATGGGAAATATGCGAATTCCAAGAAGCGTTGGTACCCACGACGGTTCTTTTCATGCTGATGAGGTTACAGCGTGTGCCTTGCTTATTTTGTTTGATCTTGTTGATGAAGGGAAGATCATCCGTACACGAAATCCTGAGAAACTCGCAGAATGCGAGTATGTATGCGATGTCGGGGGTATCTATTCTTTAGAGGAGAAAAGATTTGACCATCACCAAGTTTCCTACGAGGGACCTTGGAGTAGTGCAGGCATGATATTAAATTATCTGAAAGAACAAAGACTGATGAGTTTGGAAGAGTATCATTTTCTAAATCAGACGTTAATTCATGGTGTTGATGAACAAGACAATGGAAGGTTTTTTTCAAAAGAAGGCTTCTGTTCTTTTTCCGATATCATTAAAATATACAATCCTGAAGAAGGCAAGAATTCTTCGGATGCAGACTTCTTTTTCGCCCTAAAATTTACTATGGATTTACTGAAGCGTTTGAGAAGTAAGTTCCGCTATGATCGCATGTGTAGAGATGTTGTCAGATCTGCCATGGAAAAAGATGAGTTCTGTTTGTTTTTCGACCGTCCTTTAGCATGGCAAGAGAATTTCTTTTTTTTAGGAGGAGAGCAGCATACCGCAGCGTTTGTCTGTTTCCCAGCCTGTGATCAATGGATTCTTAGAGGCATTCCGCCTACCTTGGATAGACGCATGGAAGTGCGTGTTCCCTTCCCAGAAAGTTGGGCAGGACTTCTTGGTAAAGATCTCGAAGAGGTCAGTGGGATTCCTGGAGCTATTTTTTGCCATAAGGGGCTCTTTCTATCCGTTTGGGATAGCAAAGAACATTGTCGACGTGCCTTGCAATTGGTATTAGAAAATCGAGGATTAGTGTGACCATTTTTGAAAAAATTATTGAAGGCTCCATAGAGTGCGAAAAAGTTTTTGAAAATGAGAATTTTATAGCTATTAAAGATCGCTTTCCCCAGGCTGCTGTTCATTTATTAATTATTCCTAAGAAGCACATCGAAAGAGTGCAAGATATGCAAGAAGAGGATTTACCTTTACTTGCTGAAGCAGGAAAAATTATTCAGCAATTGGCAGAAACTTTTGGTATTGCTGATGGATATCGTGTCGTGATCAATAACGGTATTGAAGGGGGACAGAGCGTATTCCATTTACATATTCATCTTTTAGGCGGAAGTGCCTTAGGGGCTATTGCTTAGTTTTTCTTTGTTTATTTACGCATGTGGCACAAGGATCACAATCTTTGCGTCAGCATTTGCTCATTCATGATTTCCCTGAAGCTATCAAGGAAGCTAAGACGCTATTGTCTTCTTCCGAGTGTTCACTTTCTGAAACGCGTCTTGCCTTGCGGGCATTAGCACAGGGAAAGGATTATACAGCCTGGAATCAGGAATTTAATAAATCTCGGCAACGCTATCCACAACTTGCTAAAGATCGTGATACTTTAGAAGATTTTTCCCAACAAATTCTCCGCGATGGGATCTCGCATCCTTCCATGACAGTCCGTGCTGTGAGTATTCTTGCTGTAGGCCTCGCTAGAGATTTCCGTTTAGTTCCCTTAGTGTTAACGAGTCTTTCTGATGATAGTGTCGTCGTGCGTACATTAGCTTTGCAAGTAGTTTTGCACTATGGAACGCAAAGTTTAAAAGATGCTGTTTGTGCCATTGCTCGTCATGATGAATCTATGCAAGTGCGGATAACGGCATACCAAATTGCTGCGATGTTAGCGATTGAAGAACTCCTTCCTTGTCTTAAAGAACGGGCAAATAACAAGCTTATTGATGGGGAGGAGCGTAGGGAAGCGTGGAAAGCCTCTTTGATGCTTACCCCGCAACTGCTCACAGGATCTAAAGTAAAAGAAGATATGGACCAGGCACTATTTGCCTGCGAGCTTTTAAGCCACGAAGGAGACGGAAAAGATGAAGAGGTCCTCTTAGATTTGCTATCTATTCAGTATCCTGAAGTGCAAGAGACGGCGTTGCGTGCTGCTTTGGCTTGCGGACGCGAGGTGAGCTGTGAATCTAAGAAAGTGGCGGATCAGGTGCGCCACATCGCACAAACATCACCATTTCCTAAAGTGCGTTTGCAAGCAGCAGCCGTACTCTATCTTCAAGGAAACTCTTTAGGAGAGGAGCTTTTGGTTCAAGGTTTACAATCTTCTTTTGCTTCTATTTGTGAAGCGGCTTCTGCTGCGGTGTGTTCTTTAGGGATACGCGGCAAAGATCTTGCCGATAGGTATCTGCATGTTGTGACATCTAGAAAGGCTGCAGCAGATCTTGCAATTTTACTTCTCGTGAGTCGTACAAATGTAGAAAAAGCAGGAGATGTCCTTGCTGAGTTTATCAGCGATCCTGAAATGTGCTGGGCTATAGAACAGTTTCTTTGGGATTCACAATGGAATCCTAAAAGCACAGCTCTTCCTCTCTACTTTGATATGGTGAAAAGGGAAATTGGTAGGAAGCTTATCTGCCTACTTGCCGTAGCAAAATACAGTAAGGTAAAGAAAGTCACGGAAGACTTTCTTGCTAACCGTCAGCAGCAAGGATGGAGTTTTTTTGCAGGTGTGTTTTGGGAAGAAGGAGATGAACAAGCAGCTCAGGAATGGACAACAGATAAGAGCTTTGCCTCTAAATTAGAATCTACATTAGCTACGCTATGTCAGAAAAAAAATAGCGAGTCCTTACATACAGCTATAGATCTCTATCCTAAAAGTCGTTGGCAAGACAAACTCGCTATCTTAGAAGGCATAGCATTTTCCGAGAATACAGAGGCTATAGATTTTCTTCTTGAGTGCTGCTATCACGAAACCCCTTCGCTACGTTGCGCAGCCGCAGGGGTTTTATTCGCTTTATTTAAGTAAATCCGCTTCCGTCAGCTTGACGAGATTATCTAAAGGATTCGAGGGATCATTAGCTACAGTATCGAGATTGTCTTTATACCTCTGTAAATCTTCAATTAATGAAGATAGGGCACGATCACACTCTTCCTTAGAAAAGAAAGATTTACACTGATTTTCTAAAACTTCTAAAAAACTATCAACAAATTGAATGACGTTGTGAATAAATTTTTTTAAATAAATGTTAGAATTCTTTTTTGTATTTTTATTCTTCATAAATTAATTTTAATTTGTTTCTTTTCTCTTTTTTTAAATAATAAAGACTTTTTTTCTATATTTTTTAAATATTCAATGGGTAATAGGGAGTTTTTATAGATTTTTAAGAGTAATTGTTTTACATTTGTATGAAAGTCTAAAGCGCTAGGATTTTTAGATATGCAAACAATGTCTTTTTCTTTGAAAATGCTTCGCGCTTCTCTATTTTCTTTAAGCTTCCATTATTCTGGTCGCTATCTCCATCGAATCTAAACTGTTTTTTTTAAGTGTTTTTTTTGCTGAAGACTTGAGTGGTTTCTGTCTTATTTAGACAGTTGTTCTTCGGCCTGTGTATTTTTTACAGTTGAGAGTTTCGAAATGAATTTTGGGTTATTTTTAGGTTGTTTGCTTGGCGTTCAGGCCTTTTGTTTATTTGTAGGTCGTCAGGGCGGTTCTGCAATTCAAGATCGCGATAAGTACTTTCTTGCGGGAAGAAGTTTAAAAACGTTTTCATTAACGATGACGTTTATTGCTACGCAAATTGGTGGTGGGGTCTTACTTGGTGCTGCTGAGGAAGCAGCACGTTATGGTTATGCGGTAATCTTATATCCTTTAGGTGTGGCTTTAGGGTTGATATTCCTTGGTGTAGGTCCGGGAAAGAAACTAGCCTCTGGATCTATAGTGACTGTGGTGACACTTTTCGAAAGTGTTTACAAGTCGAAAAAGCTACGTAAAATGGCCTTTCTTCTTTCAGCACTATCGTTATTTTTTATTCTGGTAGCCCAGATTATTGCTTTAGATAAATTGTTCAACGTTTTGCCCTATGGTAAGTACCTTACCGCTATTTTTTGGATAACGTTGGTATTTTACACATCTACAGGGGGCTTTCGTGGTGTCGTAAGAACAGATATTATTCAGGCAATTTTTCTTCTTATTGCTGTGATTACTTGTGCAATTTCTGTTTGGTACCGTTCTTCTGAGTTTACCCCTATACTTTCCAATGCGGTATTCGAGCCTTTGCCAACAAGTAAACTCCCGGGGTGGATTTTCATGCCTATGGTGTTTATGATTGTTGAGCAAGACATGGCACAACGTTGCGTAGCGGCATCATCACCGCGACGTTTGCAAATTGCTGCGATACTTGCGGGCAGTGTAATTTTGCTATTTAATTTCATCCCGCTATTTTTAGGCTCTCTAGGAGCAAAACTTGGCATTGCTCAAGGTTGCGTGCTTATTGATACTGTAGCTTATATTAGCGGTCCATCACTAGCAGCTGTTATGGCAGCAGCTATTGGTATCGCGATACTTTCTACTGCAGATTCCTTGATTAGCGCTGTTGCTCAGCTTGTCAGCGAGGAAGTCCCTCAGATATCTTCGATAAACTATCGTTATTTGATTTGTATTATTGCGGTGTTGGCGCCTCTTACTGCTATGGGCTTTAGCAATATCGTAGATTTGCTGATGTTAAGCTATAGCCTGTCCGTATGCTGTCTTTCCGTCCCCATAGGTGCTGCTCTTCTTACGCGTTATCAAGCTAGCACAGCGGCAGCTTGGGCAGCAGTACTTATAGGTGCAGGTGTCTATAGCTGTGGGTATGTTATCACAATTCCTTTCTCCAGGGATTTGATTTCTTGGTTATGTTCATTGCTCGCGTTTGTCTTTGTTGAAATTCTCTACGTATACAGCAGGAAGCCTTCAGAAAGGGAAGCGTAATCTTTTCCTAGAGATCTCTTGAGTTAAGGAATCTTTCCATAGATATTCTCTGAATTCACCTTCTTGTTAGAAAACAAGAAGGTGAGGGTCGTTAATTAAGTTATCTTACGTCAAGGTTCGGAAGTTGTTTTAAGCTAGAAAGAAGATCTATAAGAGAGGATAGGAAGGCTTGGAACAAAGGTTCATCGGAATGATCGGAGATGCCTCTGAGTAATTTTCTACAATAGTAAATTAGCCAATATAAGGCGTAAAATAGACATTGTAGAAGATAGAGCTTGCATGTTTGTGTTACCATATACCTCCATGAAGAAAATACTCTTATTCCTTCATTGTTGTTTGAAGATCAAATAGATAAAACAAACAAAACTTTTCAATACAAATCTTTTTAAAAAGATTTGTATTTTTAATTTAATTAAATTGTTTTCCGCACTTAATTTTGTTTAATTGCGAACGTGGCGAATTAATTATATATTTCCAAAAGCTAGATTTTGGGAAGGCTAGGATGTTTATCCCCCTATTTCTTGATACATAGGGGCCGCGTCTTCTTTTCTGATAGAGGAGAATAAATCTGTAAGTTCTTCGGGAGTGACGTGCTGTTTCCCATCACAAAGAGCTTTTTCTGGACACTCGTGCATTTCTATGATCAATCCATCGGCTCCTGCCGCCATAGCAGCTTTTGCAAGGGGAACGACTAACGAGCGTTTTCCAGCAGCGTGGGAGGGATCCACAATTACAGGAAGAGGGCAGATCTCTTTCAGTAGGGCAACCGTATTGAGATCTAGTGTGTAGCGTGTAGACATTTCAAAAGTGCGTATGCCGCGCTCACAGAGAATGACTCCAGGACATGTCGGAGAATTAAGAATATATTCAGCTGAGGATAGCCATTCTTCTATAGTTGCTGATGGATGACGTTTAAGAATAATGGGACGGTGACTGCGACTAGCTTCCTGAAGCAAAACAAAGTTTTGCATATTTCTTGCCCCTATACGAAGGATATCGACATTTTCTGCTGTGATTTCCACATCCCTGACGTCTAAAACTTCTGTTTCTGTAAGTAATCCGTGAATACGTTGCGCTTCTTTATGCCAGATCACCCGTTCTTTTTCCCATCCCTGAAAAGAGTAGGGGCTGGTTCTAGGCTTTCTTACTGAGCCTCGCAGTACCGTAGCTCCTGCTGCTTTAGCTGCAAGACCTATAGCTACCGTATGCTGGTAGCTTTCTAGAGTGCAAGGACCCGCAATGAGAAGCGGAGAGCCTCCTCCTACGGATATTTCTGAAGATAGGAAAAGGATAGTATTGGGATCTTTAGGAGATCGTTTTAATGTATGCGGTAGGGGGAGGGTAGTCGTAAGAATAAGAAAGCTTCCCTTATTTTATGGTTGATTCGGTGGGGTTCCAGGATGCGTCGTTCTCGTAGTGTCGCTAGCATCTTTTGGTAATAAACAGTTGTAGTGGTTATTAGCATGTAGAACAAAAATTCCTGCTTGTTGTTCTGAGGCATAGTCCGTCTGGAAGAAACCATGGTTATTTGCCAACGGTGTTAATTGGCGTACCGTTTGTGTTAAACTTCCATCTGCTAGGTATTGACAAAGCGCTAAAGAACCTAAAGCAGAAGAAATGGCGCTAATATGCTCGTCTTCCGCTTGCGTATTTACAGAGTTAAACATCCGCATCAGCTCGTGAATGTCCATAGTATTGAGATCATGGATGAAGGATTGCGAGGCTTCTGGATAGGCATTTCCTCTACGCACTAAGGAAAATAGGAAGACTTTTTGTAAATTGTTATAGGTAATGATTTTTTCAAGGTTTGCCCAGAATAATAGATTCCAGCGGTGAAAGTCCTCTACAATGCTCGTTTTAATGCGTGTCGTTTGCTCAGAGATGTAGGTGGTTAACCTGGTCGTGACCTCTGTATTGTCTTCTAATATCTGAGGATAAGTACTTAAGAAACTATAGAGTAAGATGTCCAAAGTGAGCGTTTGGCTAAATGGTCTACTCGCATTTTGAGGCGTAGCTCTGTGACCTACGATATCCAAATGCTGAATAAAATCTGCCCATAGCTCAGGATAGTTTGTCCGTACTTCTTGGACTAACGCAGAAGTTTTTTCCGGATTCCCTGAGTTCATAATTTGGAAGAAGTCGTTTCTCATGGTCGGGCAAAGAGAAAGCGCTGCAGGATCCTTAGCTAAGAAGGCTAGTATAGCTTCAATAGTTTGAGGGGTAACGTCATCTCCAAATGTCGGACCGGACCAACAGAAGGTTCCGAAAATACTGC
The Chlamydia caviae GPIC genome window above contains:
- a CDS encoding DUF1207 domain-containing protein — protein: MGRLLRYSCCLCSVFICYFASCLTAGAQETARCPDCENFRKSVTRSDQLPENIQESENGCYLTGYVQALVDMHFLDSCTQVVVEDHVAYVFSLPVDTVLSSAIIDFIKDLPCITAVEICDSSYQECRNRYREGCPLLPKQRALGTEIVCGKEGVWLPQNTILFAPLIADPRQVTNSAGIRFNEKVIGNRVGSAIFGGDFILLRLFDISRFHGDLDVGIQGGVFSVFDLDHPESCMVNSDFFVAGLLGFAVDRWSFRLRLWHLSSHLGDEFLLSHPNFPRFNLSDEGIDFFASLRYNAQIRVYGGLGYIISRDLSFPERPLYIEAGAELRPFGLREGNLHAQPIFAMHFRFWEEQHFGIDQTYILGMEWSKFRDVGRKIRAFVEYHQGFSKEGQFVREPCNYYGFRLTYGF
- a CDS encoding LOG family protein, with the translated sequence MYSLFHRNHDATSPDGYLTSPLRMLSPNTYEGEIEILNIPEYFLGFHLPKHCLHLNLKSSLAQLGVDAKIKEAELSKERFRARLLLQISSHDPIASVMLTLLEPGDYIAKLFASDDRRLVRSPQYLERMLKHTDKSGMPLLCFGKKLEHLISLDVIDDRLVVSLPTLPGVIHYDHKIYGLLPLIGKALGQPNMRVRNFLSLYQHKVEREKLPLRDRILLIKTEPLHIRTVFARVVDSLLPEGVRHTAANILEPTTQESGDIYEFYGTSSVPVETIPLEFFTIEPYKEHSFFCYRDLLKSSLESEQCIFDIFKTTPGDQEKAATFISKGSEISELSQDSWLVGSAKSLYDKKESQPENLQEYIEEQPCFPFLQAMETGHITSQGVLFSRYFPSACLKGMLLSYHVNYYLKQIYFQIPSYTYGEYFSEHDRSLLMDLYFAGIPTFWVDRVSKRVLQYVKRRGENTGMFVPTQRVQQFRSAYFIGIHGSCIVSEGYKEDLRAFLKGINDLTQSMPIPGFPPNTPLAIMTGGGPGAMAVGNEVAMELNLLSCGNIIDFEESPGAPQAANPYIQAKMTYRLSSLIQRQEHFHVDLALFVTGGMGTDFEFALELVSIKTGKKPPVPIFLIGPASYWKEKVTPVYQSNCKSGTNRGSEWVSNCVFCISTPQAGIEIFRRYLNNRLPIGPEHPPYPDGFIEV
- a CDS encoding MYG1 family protein; translation: MRIPRSVGTHDGSFHADEVTACALLILFDLVDEGKIIRTRNPEKLAECEYVCDVGGIYSLEEKRFDHHQVSYEGPWSSAGMILNYLKEQRLMSLEEYHFLNQTLIHGVDEQDNGRFFSKEGFCSFSDIIKIYNPEEGKNSSDADFFFALKFTMDLLKRLRSKFRYDRMCRDVVRSAMEKDEFCLFFDRPLAWQENFFFLGGEQHTAAFVCFPACDQWILRGIPPTLDRRMEVRVPFPESWAGLLGKDLEEVSGIPGAIFCHKGLFLSVWDSKEHCRRALQLVLENRGLV
- a CDS encoding histidine triad nucleotide-binding protein — its product is MTIFEKIIEGSIECEKVFENENFIAIKDRFPQAAVHLLIIPKKHIERVQDMQEEDLPLLAEAGKIIQQLAETFGIADGYRVVINNGIEGGQSVFHLHIHLLGGSALGAIA
- a CDS encoding HEAT repeat domain-containing protein, whose amino-acid sequence is MRQHLLIHDFPEAIKEAKTLLSSSECSLSETRLALRALAQGKDYTAWNQEFNKSRQRYPQLAKDRDTLEDFSQQILRDGISHPSMTVRAVSILAVGLARDFRLVPLVLTSLSDDSVVVRTLALQVVLHYGTQSLKDAVCAIARHDESMQVRITAYQIAAMLAIEELLPCLKERANNKLIDGEERREAWKASLMLTPQLLTGSKVKEDMDQALFACELLSHEGDGKDEEVLLDLLSIQYPEVQETALRAALACGREVSCESKKVADQVRHIAQTSPFPKVRLQAAAVLYLQGNSLGEELLVQGLQSSFASICEAASAAVCSLGIRGKDLADRYLHVVTSRKAAADLAILLLVSRTNVEKAGDVLAEFISDPEMCWAIEQFLWDSQWNPKSTALPLYFDMVKREIGRKLICLLAVAKYSKVKKVTEDFLANRQQQGWSFFAGVFWEEGDEQAAQEWTTDKSFASKLESTLATLCQKKNSESLHTAIDLYPKSRWQDKLAILEGIAFSENTEAIDFLLECCYHETPSLRCAAAGVLFALFK
- a CDS encoding sodium:solute symporter family protein: MNFGLFLGCLLGVQAFCLFVGRQGGSAIQDRDKYFLAGRSLKTFSLTMTFIATQIGGGVLLGAAEEAARYGYAVILYPLGVALGLIFLGVGPGKKLASGSIVTVVTLFESVYKSKKLRKMAFLLSALSLFFILVAQIIALDKLFNVLPYGKYLTAIFWITLVFYTSTGGFRGVVRTDIIQAIFLLIAVITCAISVWYRSSEFTPILSNAVFEPLPTSKLPGWIFMPMVFMIVEQDMAQRCVAASSPRRLQIAAILAGSVILLFNFIPLFLGSLGAKLGIAQGCVLIDTVAYISGPSLAAVMAAAIGIAILSTADSLISAVAQLVSEEVPQISSINYRYLICIIAVLAPLTAMGFSNIVDLLMLSYSLSVCCLSVPIGAALLTRYQASTAAAWAAVLIGAGVYSCGYVITIPFSRDLISWLCSLLAFVFVEILYVYSRKPSEREA
- the aroF gene encoding 3-deoxy-7-phosphoheptulonate synthase — encoded protein: MLTTTLPLPHTLKRSPKDPNTILFLSSEISVGGGSPLLIAGPCTLESYQHTVAIGLAAKAAGATVLRGSVRKPRTSPYSFQGWEKERVIWHKEAQRIHGLLTETEVLDVRDVEITAENVDILRIGARNMQNFVLLQEASRSHRPIILKRHPSATIEEWLSSAEYILNSPTCPGVILCERGIRTFEMSTRYTLDLNTVALLKEICPLPVIVDPSHAAGKRSLVVPLAKAAMAAGADGLIIEMHECPEKALCDGKQHVTPEELTDLFSSIRKEDAAPMYQEIGG